TTGTTGTATATACTGAAAGAAACGGGGAGATCCGTCTGATTTCAGCAAGAAAAGCCAATAAAAAGGAGAAAAAACAATATGAATCCTTATGATTTTGCTAATATGTCAGAAGAAGAAAGACATAAAACTTTATTGGAAATGTCCGATGAAGATATTGATTACTCTGATATACCAGAGCTAGATGAAGAGTTTTTTAAAAATGCTAAAAGAATCAAACAACTAAAACCAAAAGTAGATAGCATTAATATTAGATCTGATATATTAGACTGGTTCAAAAGTCATGCTCAAGAAAAAAAATATGAAGATTTAATCAATGATGTTCTAGAAAGTTATATTAATAATCAAAAGAAATGCTAAGTAGGTAGGTCTAAATAAACGTTAATATAATTGACCCTATAATAGTTATAGAGACCTTGCGGTTGCTACGCAGAGCCTAATGCTGAACTTCGTTTCGATTTTATTATAGTGATTTAACCGACATGATATTACTTAATAGTATGATTGTGTAGGTAATTGGCAGGTGGAAAGAGGAAAAAAGTCTAATTTTAGAGACAATTTTCCCCATAATGCGAAAAGATCTAGATAGCAAAATACGTATTTTTTAGTGCTACATAAAAGTAGGTAAATCGATCGCCTTTTTCATCTTTTTAATCGTTGTTTCAGGAACACGATCAATTCCTGGGGAGGGCCAATGAGCTTTAGGTTTAGGTTGCTCAAGAGGTTTTTCTTGACTTTCAGGAGTAGGTTTAGTTACAGAATTATTAGCTAACAGAATTGTGGCGCTACTTTCTTTAAAACATTCTTCTAAAACAGTTTTATATTCTAAAGTATAGCGCTGTTGTCTTAATAACCTTCCATGTAATTCTTGTAACTGTTTTTCTGTTTCTAGAAGTTTGTAAGTCTGTTGATTATAGTTATCTTGAACTTGGGAACATTCCCTCTCTAAATTTGATAAATGTTCTTGAGTTTCGGCTAATTGACGAGAGAGAGTTTCGATCATTAACTGTTGATTTTTAATCGTTTGCTGAGCTATTTCTAATTGGTTAATTAAGAGTTCAGTTTCAGGATTTTCTTGAGGAGTTTGAGCAGAATTAATCACAGATTCTAACTCAGTTATTTTAGCCTTAAGTTGAGAATTTTCTAATTCTAAATCATGATTGGTTTCAACTTCTACAGGTTCAGAAACAGGAAGTTCATAAACATTAACTTGAGGTAGAGTAGGTTCGGATTCTTCAACCAAACAATCGACCAAATCATCAATAATATTATCAGCTAAAAACTCTTGATTTTCCGTAATAATTTCTGGGGGAGATTCAATCTGAAAAGAAAACATAATTTTTTGAATCTCAGACTGTATAGATGAATCAGTATTAGGATTTAACTCACTCATAGAAATACTCCTTATAAAGTTGTTGATGTAACCAGGAACGATCTACTAAAGATTGAATTTGAGCAGAATTAAGAGAATCTCCGTTAACATATTCATTAAGCCAAGTAGTACTAATTAAATCAGCACTCTCAGGAAGATCTGCTAAATGCCAACCAGGGATACTTAACTCTAACTGCAATTGAGTAACTTTAGGATCATAGCTTAACGCAAAACAACGACAACCTTCAGCCATCGCCATAATAAAGCTATGCAAACGCATACCTATCAGCATTTCTACACCGCGGAAAACACCTTTTAAAGCGCGAGGATCATCTAAACAGAGAATATGATAATCACCAGAAAGTTCAGCGGTAACCTGTTTAATCAGAGGAAGATCTTGACTAACTTGAAAAGGGAGAAAAATTAAAGACGCGTTAGTAGCTAATTGAAAATCTTTTAAAGCTTTAGTAAGATAACTAAGACGTGAAGGAGTAAGAGCAGCTGTAGGACGTAAATTAACAGCTACTCTAGGAGATCTGATTTTTTGAATCTCTTTAACAGGATAAGATTCTAGAGACCACACTGGATCTGGAGCAATTAAACAAGGTATTTGCCAATCCTGGAGTAACTTAGCCGAAGCATTATCTCTGACACTAATTTTCGTGCAATTATGCAGGACAGATTTAGTCAATTTTTGGGTAATTTGCGCTTTTACTGGACCAATACCTTGAGACCAAGCAAAAGTTTTTAAACCTAGTCGTTGAGCAAAAGTCATTAAACCAAGATAATAATAAGGACTAGCTAAACTAGTCACATCCTGTAATAAACTACCTCCACCCCAAATAAATAAATCAGCAGTAGATAAAGATGATAAGACAGGGAAAAGCGATCGCCTCGGAATACTTTCTACACCATAAATAGCCCTAGTTGCTGTAGGATCAGCAGAAAGGACAATAGGAGTGATTGAAGGAGGTAACATTTGCAAAAGAGATAACAATAAAGCCTCATCTCCCGCGTTACCCTTACCATAATAACCGCTAACTATTGCCCTAGGTTTGTTCATAATTACATCTATGCGTTATCAATTAGAGGCGATCGCCGCCTGTTGTCATAATAGTACCATTGGTAAGCTATTACCCCAAGCACTCTATGTTCACAAATATTATCTAACAGAACTTGATCCCCTTTTGCAAAAGTATGAACAAGTAGCTAGTACAGTCAACGAGCAGAGTAAAAATGCTACCTTGGTTAAATTTAGTACCAATAAATTATTAGTTTCCTACTTATTTTATCCCCACTTTGAAGATGATCCCCATCCTGCTTTAGCTACTAGTATCATCATCAATATGGATACCCTAGAAGAGAAAATCTGGGATTATACTCAAAGTAAAAATCCTCCGATACTCCATCGTAAAGAAACCTTTGTTAATCGCAATCACCCTGGTTACCAAAAATTTAGTTATCTTACCCACATAGAAGAACAATTAGGATTACTAGAGCAATCTCATTTAATCGGTAATCGGTTAGAATGGCAACAACGCTTAAAAGCACAACATCTAGAGTTTAGAGGACATAATCTGGTTTGTACTCTTCAACCTAAACTAGAGACAATAATCGTAGAACGTCACAAAGCAGCTATACATCGTCGTCGGCTATCTCGTCCTGTACGTTTAGCGTTACACGCGGGTTTATTCACTCCTGAAACAACTTTCTTTGACTATGGTTGTGGTCATGGAGAAGATGTCCGTCAAATAGCAGATCTTGGTTATCAAAGTAGCGGATGGGATCCTCATTACTGTAAAGATCAACCCCTAATTAATAGTGATATCGTCAATTTAGGGTATATCCTCAACGTGATTGAAGACTTTAACGAACGTCGTCAAACCTTACAACAAGCTTGGGAATTAACCAAACAAGTATTAATAGTAGCAGCTCAAGTGTTATTAGACGATAGTTATCAAGGTTGGTTAAGTTATGGAGATGGCGTGATTACTAATCGCAATACCTTCCAGAAATATTATCACCCAACTGAGTTAAAAAATTATCTTGACCAAGTCTTAGGAGTAGATGCGATTCCCGTAGATTTAGGTATATTTTTTATCTTTCGGGATCAAGTGGTTGGCGAAAATTTCCGCGCTAGTTGTTTACAGCGAAGGTTACGCATACCTGGTTTATCTCACTCTAGTAAACGTTATGAGGATTATCAGGAGTTATTAGCACCCTTAATGGGTTTTATGACTCGTAGGGGACGTCTTCCCGTCAAAGGAGAATTAAGTAACGAATCAGAGGTGATCTCTGAATTAGGGAGTATTCGTCGCGGGTTTAAATTGATTTCTCAGGTTACCGACGTTAACGAATGGGAAGCGATCGCCGAACAACGTCGTCAAGATTTACTTCTCTATATTGCTTTGAGTACTTTTCGGGTTCGTCCTACTTTTAAACAACTACCCCCTCTAGTTAGACAGGATATTAAAGCTTTGTTTGGTAGTTATCAAAAAGCTTGTCTTTTAGCTAGTTTAATGCTCATCAGTCTCCATGATTTGGAAAATCTCCAAGATTTAGCCGATAATAGTCCCATTGGGCAAAAATCTGCTGATTCTTTTTTAATTCATATTACTGCTTTAGATAGTTTAGATCCGATGTTGCGTTTATACGAAGGTTGTGCTAGTCGTAACTTTGGACGTTTAGAAGCAACTAACTTGATTAAATTTTCTTGGCAAAAACCCCAAATTACCTATTTAGCTTGTCCCGATTTTGACACCACAGCCCATCCTTTGGTAAAGCATACCATGAGCGTTGCTTTAGATACCCTAAAAATTGATTATCTTGACTACCTAGAGGATGATAACCCCCCGATTATCCACCGCAAAGATAGTTTAGTTCATCCTGAGTACCCTAATTATGCTAAATTTGCTAATCTAACTCGCCAAGAAAAGCAATGGGGTTTATACACCGATAAGGGTAAAATCAGTCGTCTCAAGGGTTGGTTAGAATGTTTAGCAACACAGGGAGCTGTTATTCGAGGTCATCGTTTAGTTTGGCGAAAAGATTTAGATCCCTATCAACTAAAATTATTACGTGCTCAAGTACAAGCGCGCAAGCGTCAAGGTAAATAAATATTTCTATGTTTTTTAGTGTTGTTATTCCTACCTATAATCGTCAACCTATTTTAGCCAAGTGTTTACTAGCTTTAGAAACACAATTTATTACTAGTGGTTATATAAATGGTTATGAAGTAATTGTCGTTGATGATGGCTCAACAGATAATACCTTAACCTGGTTATCTGAAGCTAAAGCACAATTACCCCATGTTAAGGTTATCACCCAAAATCACGCAGGACCGGCCCTAGCGCGCAATCTAGGGGTAGCTAAAGCAACGGGAGATATAATTATCTTTATTGACAGTGATTTGGTGGTTACAGCTAATTTTATCGAAGCTCACGCTCATTGTCTGATCACTAACCAAACAAAATTAGGAAACGATCGCCTCTTCACCTATGGAAGGGTAGTCAATACCGCTAACTTTGATGATCCTACCTCAGAGCCCTATAAGTTAACCGACTTCTCCGCGGCTTACTTCGCTACAGGTAATGTGGCGATCGCCAAAAAATGGCTAGAAACCGCAGGATTATTTGATACTAGATTTCAACTTTATGGTTGGGAAGATTTGGAATTAGGTGTACGTCTGCAAAAACTAGGGTTAAAATTAATTAAATGTCCTCAAGCAGTAGGTTATCATTGGCATCCTCCCTTTAGTTTAGAACAAATTCCTAATTTAATCGAAAAAGAAAAACAAAGGGGACGCATGGGTATCCTGTTTTACGAAAAACACCCAACTTTTAACGTTCGGATGATGATTCAAATGACTTGGTTACATCGTCTCCTCTGGGGGATGCTTACTCTCAATGGGAGACTTAACGAAAAAACCCTGAGCACCTTTTTAGGAAAGTTAATCAAGCAAGGACAATCTCAATTAGCCTTAGAAATTGCTCGAATCTTTCTAAATTGGTATAATGTGCAAGCAGTTTATGAGGCTTATGCTGAAAAGAACTTAAACAAACCAAAATATTAAGATTAGTTAATTTTAGCATCAGACTAAATTTCAAGTAAGATTTCTGTTGCCAAATCTCAAAAAAAGTGCTCTTAATAAAAAACACTTAAAATTAAGCAAATTAGGAGGTAATCATGTCAGCCGCTTTAATAGGATTCGCCATAGGTTTAGCAGTAGGAATTGGTTTTGTCTTTTGGCAAAAACAACAATTACAAGCTCAAGAACAAAAACTCAAACAACTAAAACAAGAATCTAACAAAAAAATTCGCGACGTAGAAAGAGAAAACGAGATTCTCAAAGAAGATACTACAACCCTAAGACTAGAAAAAGAACAGTTAGAACAACGATTAAATGGTTTAACCGAAGATCAACAGTCTCAAATTCAACAAGTAGAACAATCATATACTCAACAAATCCATCAGTTAGAACAGATTAAGGGGAATTATGAACGTCAACTAGCTGAGTTAGAAGAGTCTCATCAACAAAGTCAAGAAAGAATTCAACAATTACAACAATCTCGTCCTCATGATTCGGGCGATCGCGCTGAATTAGAAGAACTTAAACAGTTAACAGCAAACTACCAAGACAGAATACACGATTTAGAAAGAGCTTATAATGAAACGGCAAATCGTAATAGCGCTTTAACTCGGGAACTAGAATCAGTCAAACAAGATTACGAAGAACGCATCAGAGATTTAACAACAACATCAACTCAAACAACTCCCGAATTCCTAGAGGAAGCACCAACTATTGTAGCTACAACAACTACAGCACCCCAAGAAGAAATAGAAGAGTTAGTATCTCAACCAGAAGCTATTTATACCCAAGAGGAAATAGAAGAGTTAGTATCTCAACCAGAAGCAATCTCTACTGAAACGGAAATCTATACCCAAGAGGAAATAGAAGAGTTAGTATCTCAACCAGAAGCAATCTCTACTGAAACGGAAATCTATACCCAAGAGGAAATAGAAGAGTTAGTATCTCAACCAGAAGCAATCTCTACTGAAACGGAAATCTATACCCAAGAGGAAATAGAAGAGTTAGTATCTCAACCAGAAGCAATCTCTACTGAAACGGAAATCTATACCCAAGAGGAAATAGAAGAGTTAGTATCTCAACCAGAAGCAATCTCTACTGAAACGGAAATCTATACCCAAGAGGACATAGAAGAATTTGCAGAAATAGATACCGATAACATGGTTTACCCATTTCCAGAACAAGAAACTGGAGTCAGTCGTGATACGGAAATTATTAGCTCTGAAGAAATTAATGCTATGCTCAGAGCTGAAGAATCAGCCACAATAGAAGAACAAGAAGATCCCTTCTCAGAACTAATTTCTGTAGAAGAATTAGAAGCTTTTTCCGAGGAATCATCACCTGTAGTCAATAGCGATGATCCCTTCTCAGAGATGATTAGTACCGATGAGTTTAACCCCTTTGACAGTGAGTTAGAAGCTACTCAAGAGTCTAATGACTTAGATGATTTGTTCTTGGTTGAAGAAGAAACCCCAAATATAACAGCCGAAGAATCTCTAACCGATGATGCGGATTTAATGGATTTAATCGGTGGTGACGATGATCTAGGTGATTTGATGTCTTTTGAAGAAAATCAGCTCAATAATAGTCAAACAGAAGATGATCTAGATCTTATGGAAATGTTAGGAGAAGATAATTCTGATGATGATTTAGCAGCTTTATTAGAATTAGACGATTTAGAAAAAGATGTTCAAAGTGACGATTTTGAACTATTTTCCGATTTCGATGAGGATAAATAGTAATTAGGAGAGTTTGACCATATGTCCACAGAAATAAAAACAACAGATTATCTGACAGGAAATAGAGTAGCTTCTCTCAATAGAACTACAGGGGAAACCGATGTACAGGTTGATATCAATCTCGATGGTAGAGGTCAATGTCAAGTTAACACGGGTATTCCTTTTTTAGATCATATGTTACATCAATTAGCATCCCATGGTCTGATTGATTTGGAAATTAAAGCAACAGGAGACTGGGAAATCGATGACCATCATACTAACGAAGATGTGGGAATTACCCTAGGACAAGCGATCGCCAAAGCTATCGGCGATCGCCGTGGTATAGTCAGATTTGGTAACTTTGTTGCTCCTCTAGATGAAGCTTTAGTTCAAGTTACCCTAGATTTTTCGGGACGTCCCTATTTAAACTATAGTCTAGAGATTCCTACCGAAAGGGTGGGAAATTATGACACTCAACTAGTGAGAGAGTTTTTTGTCGCTTTGGTTAACCATAGTCAGATAACCCTACATATACGTCAACTAGAGGGGATTAATTCTCATCATATTATTGAAGCTACTTTTAAAGCTTTTGCTCGCGCTTTACGTATGGCGATCGCCATCGATCCTTTACGTGCTAGTCAGATTCCTAGTTCTAAAGGAATACTCTAACATACTCACAATCAAAACCTCCATCTAATCCCTGTAGTCATGAAGATGGGGGTTTTTTTATTGAGTAGATTAATACTCACACCCTATCTGATTAATTACTCTACCTAACCTCAAAAATGATCACACCCTAACCCCCAAAAAATTTTCTAAATTTTTCTAAACTATACCTAGTAATAGTAGTAATTTTTGAGTTTTTTTTAATTATTTTTAATTAAGTTAATTTAATGTTTTTCTACTCGGGCATATTTTTAAAAAGCTATGATGAATTCAGTAACAAAGAACACCAAAAGAAAAACGATTAAGTTCAGATTGAACAAAAAGGAGTTAAGGATTATGATAATGTTAAAAGCTTCCCAAATCATGACTACCGAAGTTGTAACTATTCGCGGATCTGCTACAGTAGCTGAAGCTGTAAAATTAATGAAACTACACAATCTCCAAGCTTTGGTTGTAGATATACGCAATTCTCAAGACGCTTATGGAATTATTACCAATAATGATATCGTTACTAAAGTAGTTGCTTATGGAAAAGATACAACTAAAGTTCGGGTTTATGAAGTCATGACCAAACCTTGTATCGTTGTCAACCCAGATTTAGGAGTAGAATACATCGCGCGCTTATTTGCTCAAACAGGCATACGTATCGCTCCTGTTATCCAAGGCGAATTATTAGGCATAATTTCTGAAAGAGATATTCTACATAAAGGTGATTTTGTCGAAAATCCTAAAGCACCCCTGCTCAAACGTGAATTAGCCAGAGCGATCGAAGAAGCACGCTCTCTAGCAGCCATTAACGGTGCAACCTCTCCTAGTTGTTTAGAAGCTTGGGCTTTAGTAGATGAATTAGAAACAGAAATAGCCTATCAAAATGGCGATGATGCTCCTGAAATGACAGCCTTTCAAGTATTTTGCGCTGAACATCCCGAAGTCTTACAAATACATCACAAAGAATTAGTCAATGCTCAATGATGTTAAAGAAAAAATACCCCGCGTTACTCGCGGGGCTTTTTTTTATCTTTCTCTTTGACCTGAGTCGGTTTGGATAAATAGAATTAGTAGAAAAACGGTAGGAACTAATACAAAGAGAATTGTTGCCACAAAACCAAGATCATTAACTTGCATAGAAAAACACCTGTAAACTAATTAATCCGAGCTAAAGATAGGATATCATTTTTTGCTCACAACAGACTAAGGCTTTGTATTGACGCTAACAGGACCATTGACCAAGGTTTGACAAGCTAAACGATAATTACTAGGCTTTTTCTTGAGTTTACGTTGTTCAAATTCCGTAGGCTCAGAGAGATTCTCCATCCCCTCGACTATTTCCACGATACAAGTACCACATTGACCATAACCCCCACAATTCATCAATTTTCCCTTTAAAGTGTACAAATCTATGCCATTTTGCAAGGCTTTCTCTCTCAGATTTGCTCCAGTGGCTACAACAACTTCTTTCTTTTCTTTGATAAAGTTAATGGTCACGTGCTTTTCTCCATATTAATATATATTAAAAATTATAAATTTTTTTTA
The nucleotide sequence above comes from Gloeocapsa sp. DLM2.Bin57. Encoded proteins:
- a CDS encoding BrnT family toxin, with translation VVYTERNGEIRLISARKANKKEKKQYESL
- the csaB gene encoding polysaccharide pyruvyl transferase CsaB yields the protein MNKPRAIVSGYYGKGNAGDEALLLSLLQMLPPSITPIVLSADPTATRAIYGVESIPRRSLFPVLSSLSTADLFIWGGGSLLQDVTSLASPYYYLGLMTFAQRLGLKTFAWSQGIGPVKAQITQKLTKSVLHNCTKISVRDNASAKLLQDWQIPCLIAPDPVWSLESYPVKEIQKIRSPRVAVNLRPTAALTPSRLSYLTKALKDFQLATNASLIFLPFQVSQDLPLIKQVTAELSGDYHILCLDDPRALKGVFRGVEMLIGMRLHSFIMAMAEGCRCFALSYDPKVTQLQLELSIPGWHLADLPESADLISTTWLNEYVNGDSLNSAQIQSLVDRSWLHQQLYKEYFYE
- a CDS encoding DNA phosphorothioation-associated putative methyltransferase, with amino-acid sequence MRYQLEAIAACCHNSTIGKLLPQALYVHKYYLTELDPLLQKYEQVASTVNEQSKNATLVKFSTNKLLVSYLFYPHFEDDPHPALATSIIINMDTLEEKIWDYTQSKNPPILHRKETFVNRNHPGYQKFSYLTHIEEQLGLLEQSHLIGNRLEWQQRLKAQHLEFRGHNLVCTLQPKLETIIVERHKAAIHRRRLSRPVRLALHAGLFTPETTFFDYGCGHGEDVRQIADLGYQSSGWDPHYCKDQPLINSDIVNLGYILNVIEDFNERRQTLQQAWELTKQVLIVAAQVLLDDSYQGWLSYGDGVITNRNTFQKYYHPTELKNYLDQVLGVDAIPVDLGIFFIFRDQVVGENFRASCLQRRLRIPGLSHSSKRYEDYQELLAPLMGFMTRRGRLPVKGELSNESEVISELGSIRRGFKLISQVTDVNEWEAIAEQRRQDLLLYIALSTFRVRPTFKQLPPLVRQDIKALFGSYQKACLLASLMLISLHDLENLQDLADNSPIGQKSADSFLIHITALDSLDPMLRLYEGCASRNFGRLEATNLIKFSWQKPQITYLACPDFDTTAHPLVKHTMSVALDTLKIDYLDYLEDDNPPIIHRKDSLVHPEYPNYAKFANLTRQEKQWGLYTDKGKISRLKGWLECLATQGAVIRGHRLVWRKDLDPYQLKLLRAQVQARKRQGK
- a CDS encoding glycosyltransferase is translated as MFFSVVIPTYNRQPILAKCLLALETQFITSGYINGYEVIVVDDGSTDNTLTWLSEAKAQLPHVKVITQNHAGPALARNLGVAKATGDIIIFIDSDLVVTANFIEAHAHCLITNQTKLGNDRLFTYGRVVNTANFDDPTSEPYKLTDFSAAYFATGNVAIAKKWLETAGLFDTRFQLYGWEDLELGVRLQKLGLKLIKCPQAVGYHWHPPFSLEQIPNLIEKEKQRGRMGILFYEKHPTFNVRMMIQMTWLHRLLWGMLTLNGRLNEKTLSTFLGKLIKQGQSQLALEIARIFLNWYNVQAVYEAYAEKNLNKPKY
- the hisB gene encoding imidazoleglycerol-phosphate dehydratase HisB → MTGNRVASLNRTTGETDVQVDINLDGRGQCQVNTGIPFLDHMLHQLASHGLIDLEIKATGDWEIDDHHTNEDVGITLGQAIAKAIGDRRGIVRFGNFVAPLDEALVQVTLDFSGRPYLNYSLEIPTERVGNYDTQLVREFFVALVNHSQITLHIRQLEGINSHHIIEATFKAFARALRMAIAIDPLRASQIPSSKGIL
- a CDS encoding CBS domain-containing protein, with the protein product MLKASQIMTTEVVTIRGSATVAEAVKLMKLHNLQALVVDIRNSQDAYGIITNNDIVTKVVAYGKDTTKVRVYEVMTKPCIVVNPDLGVEYIARLFAQTGIRIAPVIQGELLGIISERDILHKGDFVENPKAPLLKRELARAIEEARSLAAINGATSPSCLEAWALVDELETEIAYQNGDDAPEMTAFQVFCAEHPEVLQIHHKELVNAQ
- a CDS encoding photosystem II reaction center protein M, giving the protein MQVNDLGFVATILFVLVPTVFLLILFIQTDSGQRER
- a CDS encoding (2Fe-2S)-binding protein, translated to MTINFIKEKKEVVVATGANLREKALQNGIDLYTLKGKLMNCGGYGQCGTCIVEIVEGMENLSEPTEFEQRKLKKKPSNYRLACQTLVNGPVSVNTKP